Proteins co-encoded in one Chitinophagales bacterium genomic window:
- a CDS encoding NAD(P)H-hydrate dehydratase, which produces MKIFNIEQIRAADDHTIQHEPIASVDLMERASEAFVTWFVQQYSYDYYQTIHIFCGMGNNGGDGLCIARMLDHLLFKVKVYIVRFSENGSKDFLVNEQRLQQIPDVSITNLYDISNFPTFDKGDLIVDAIFGSGLSRPISGFTAEIVQKINQSICPVFAVDIPSGLYADRQSENIVVEASDTVSFQFPKLAFLLPQNHAFVGQWHIVDIGLHPDFIDQTPTPYHYLQSSDIRSVLKPKTKFSHKGTSGHALIVAGSYGKIGAAVLTSKATLKAGAGLVTAYVPKCGYSILQISVPEVMCLTDNDEYCIAQLPIIEGEKQKVGEKTKYQAIAVGPGIGQSSATQEALLQLLQTVKQPLVIDADALNIIAQNDWLKHVPKGSILTPHPKEFERLAGKTSNHFERLQKQREIAQMYGIVLLVKGAHTAIACPDGSVYFNSTGNPAMGTAGSGDVLTGMIAAFVAQGYTSKEAAILGVYLHGQAGDIAAKVEGNILASDLIAHFSNEIVTSGF; this is translated from the coding sequence ATGAAAATCTTCAATATAGAACAAATTAGGGCAGCTGATGACCATACGATTCAGCATGAACCCATTGCATCGGTTGATTTGATGGAGCGTGCTTCAGAAGCATTTGTGACTTGGTTTGTCCAGCAATATTCTTACGATTACTACCAGACCATTCATATTTTTTGTGGTATGGGCAACAATGGCGGAGATGGTTTGTGCATTGCACGAATGTTGGATCATTTGCTTTTCAAAGTGAAGGTTTACATTGTTCGATTCAGCGAAAATGGGTCGAAAGATTTTTTGGTGAATGAACAACGCTTGCAGCAAATACCTGATGTTTCTATCACGAATCTTTACGATATCTCCAATTTTCCTACTTTTGATAAAGGCGACCTCATTGTTGATGCCATTTTTGGTTCGGGATTGAGTCGTCCGATTAGTGGTTTTACCGCCGAAATCGTCCAAAAAATCAATCAATCTATTTGTCCTGTTTTTGCAGTAGATATTCCTTCGGGTTTGTATGCCGACCGTCAAAGTGAGAATATTGTTGTTGAAGCGAGTGATACGGTTTCTTTTCAGTTTCCCAAACTGGCTTTTTTATTGCCTCAAAATCATGCTTTTGTAGGTCAGTGGCACATTGTGGATATTGGTTTGCATCCTGATTTTATTGACCAAACCCCAACTCCGTATCACTACCTTCAATCATCTGATATTCGAAGTGTTTTGAAGCCCAAAACCAAATTTAGCCACAAGGGAACAAGCGGTCATGCGCTGATTGTGGCGGGTAGTTATGGCAAAATAGGGGCTGCTGTTTTGACGAGTAAGGCAACATTGAAGGCTGGGGCAGGTTTGGTGACGGCTTATGTTCCGAAATGTGGTTATTCAATTCTTCAAATTTCTGTTCCAGAAGTAATGTGTTTGACCGACAACGATGAGTATTGTATAGCTCAACTACCTATTATTGAAGGAGAAAAGCAGAAGGTCGGTGAAAAAACGAAATACCAAGCAATTGCAGTAGGGCCTGGGATTGGACAAAGTTCGGCTACACAAGAAGCTCTACTTCAATTGCTTCAAACTGTAAAACAGCCTTTGGTGATAGATGCAGATGCGCTGAACATCATTGCCCAGAATGATTGGCTGAAACATGTTCCAAAAGGCAGTATTTTGACTCCACATCCCAAAGAGTTTGAACGTTTGGCGGGTAAAACTTCCAACCATTTTGAGCGACTGCAAAAACAAAGAGAAATAGCGCAAATGTATGGCATTGTCTTGCTTGTGAAAGGCGCTCATACTGCCATTGCCTGCCCCGATGGTTCGGTTTACTTCAATTCTACGGGAAATCCTGCAATGGGAACGGCGGGCAGTGGCGATGTTTTGACAGGTATGATTGCAGCGTTTGTGGCACAGGGTTATACTTCAAAAGAGGCTGCCATTTTGGGCGTTTATTTGCATGGACAGGCGGGAGATATTGCAGCGAAAGTGGAGGGGAATATTTTGGCGAGCGATTTGATTGCTCATTTTTCTAATGAAATAGTAACCAGTGGGTTTTGA
- a CDS encoding diacylglycerol kinase family protein, translated as MDKNIFSPKRLYNSFRYAFKGIYQVFRHELNMQIHLLAAIVVVIAALLLQINAVEWCLVIFAIVGVWVAEMFNTSIELLTDLVSPEYNKLAGKVKDIAAGAVVLATLGAVVIGGMVFLPKLWAFF; from the coding sequence ATGGATAAAAATATTTTTTCACCAAAACGGCTTTACAACAGTTTTCGGTATGCCTTCAAAGGCATTTATCAAGTTTTTCGGCATGAGTTGAACATGCAAATTCATTTGTTGGCGGCTATTGTCGTGGTTATTGCTGCTTTATTGCTGCAAATCAATGCAGTGGAGTGGTGTTTGGTTATTTTTGCGATTGTGGGGGTTTGGGTAGCCGAAATGTTCAATACGAGCATTGAACTGCTGACAGATTTGGTCAGTCCCGAGTATAACAAGTTGGCAGGCAAGGTGAAAGACATTGCAGCGGGGGCAGTGGTTTTGGCAACTTTGGGGGCGGTGGTGATTGGGGGAATGGTGTTTTTGCCGAAACTATGGGCGTTTTTTTAG
- a CDS encoding AAA domain-containing protein: MNSKTEINHLLKMIRLERAEEVRRSQEILDNVSLEERRAKGITWHPVVITHEEIGIGEQLVLDIERTKNTEVAHKFSQGQSAALFINNAEGRREKMLEGVIKRARRNDLQLVVKADSLPDWVDEGSLGLDLLYDETTYKEMEFALNRLLNAKDDRLAELREIILGYQKPYFEKLTYPINFSELNESQNQAVAHITSARDVAIVHGPPGTGKTTTLIRAIRHSMHEQSQILVAAPSNTAVDLLTEKLVEYGIHVVRMGHPARVDESLWEHTFDAKVEAHPDYKRMKDLRKDAHKLKQKAVKYKRTFNSEDREARREALKESKAMFEEARSIEKYILNNVLQKAEVITATLVGASQAMIRFQLYETVFIDEAGQALEPATWIPICRAKRVVFAGDHLQLPPTVKSLEAQKGGFDVSLFEKCVNRLKIGVMLETQYRMNERIMDFSSDVFYQNRLKAAAMVQHHVLATQEEAFLLQTPFDFIDTAGSGYEEVVKSGSLSKYNPEEGELLLKYMHQLYEQMEAFMSVEEVDKISVGIISPYSAQVGFLTDQLKEYPLLEKYQKNISVKTVDGFQGQERDVIGISLVRSNPDGEIGFLKDIRRMNVAMTRAKKKLVVVGDSATISQNGFYQRFLEYADMIGGYKTVWEFTW; the protein is encoded by the coding sequence ATGAACAGCAAAACCGAAATCAATCATCTCCTCAAAATGATACGTTTGGAGCGAGCAGAGGAAGTAAGAAGAAGTCAAGAGATATTGGACAATGTATCGTTGGAGGAAAGGCGGGCGAAGGGGATTACTTGGCATCCTGTGGTCATCACCCATGAAGAAATTGGGATTGGTGAGCAGTTGGTTTTGGACATTGAGCGGACGAAAAATACGGAGGTCGCCCACAAATTTAGTCAGGGGCAAAGTGCGGCACTCTTCATCAACAATGCAGAAGGGCGGCGGGAGAAAATGTTGGAGGGGGTGATAAAGCGGGCAAGAAGGAATGATTTGCAGTTGGTGGTCAAAGCCGATTCCTTGCCCGATTGGGTGGACGAGGGTAGTTTGGGTTTGGATTTGCTCTATGATGAAACGACCTACAAGGAAATGGAGTTTGCGCTCAACCGTTTGCTCAATGCAAAAGACGACCGATTGGCGGAATTGCGAGAAATTATATTGGGTTACCAAAAGCCCTATTTTGAAAAATTGACCTATCCAATTAATTTTTCCGAACTCAATGAATCTCAGAATCAAGCTGTTGCCCACATTACATCTGCAAGGGATGTAGCAATTGTGCATGGACCTCCAGGAACAGGCAAAACGACAACTTTGATTCGGGCGATTCGCCACAGTATGCACGAACAAAGTCAAATTTTGGTGGCTGCACCGAGCAATACTGCGGTGGATTTGCTGACCGAAAAACTGGTGGAATACGGTATTCATGTGGTGCGAATGGGCCATCCTGCAAGGGTAGATGAAAGTCTTTGGGAGCATACTTTTGATGCGAAAGTGGAGGCACATCCTGACTATAAACGCATGAAAGACCTACGAAAAGATGCCCACAAATTGAAGCAAAAAGCGGTGAAATACAAGCGAACTTTCAATTCGGAAGATAGGGAAGCTCGAAGGGAGGCTTTGAAGGAATCGAAGGCGATGTTTGAAGAGGCTCGAAGTATTGAAAAATACATTTTGAACAATGTGCTGCAAAAAGCGGAGGTAATCACCGCTACTTTGGTGGGCGCATCGCAAGCGATGATACGGTTTCAGTTGTACGAAACGGTGTTTATTGATGAGGCAGGTCAGGCACTTGAACCTGCTACGTGGATTCCGATTTGCAGGGCGAAAAGGGTAGTTTTTGCAGGCGACCATCTGCAATTGCCGCCTACGGTCAAATCTTTAGAAGCACAAAAAGGAGGTTTTGATGTGTCTTTGTTTGAAAAGTGTGTAAACCGATTGAAGATTGGGGTAATGCTCGAAACGCAGTACCGAATGAATGAGCGCATTATGGATTTTTCGAGTGATGTGTTTTACCAAAATCGATTGAAGGCTGCTGCAATGGTTCAACACCATGTCCTGGCAACTCAAGAGGAGGCTTTTTTGCTGCAAACGCCTTTTGATTTTATTGATACGGCGGGTAGTGGCTATGAGGAAGTGGTGAAATCAGGTAGTTTGAGTAAGTATAATCCAGAGGAAGGGGAATTGTTGCTCAAATACATGCACCAATTGTATGAGCAAATGGAGGCGTTTATGTCTGTTGAAGAAGTGGATAAGATAAGCGTAGGAATTATTTCACCTTATAGCGCACAGGTTGGGTTTTTGACGGATCAATTGAAGGAATATCCTTTGTTGGAGAAGTACCAAAAAAATATTTCGGTCAAAACGGTAGATGGTTTTCAGGGACAAGAACGAGATGTTATCGGGATCAGTTTGGTGCGTAGTAATCCAGATGGAGAAATTGGTTTTTTGAAGGATATTCGGAGAATGAATGTAGCGATGACCCGTGCCAAAAAGAAATTGGTAGTCGTTGGGGATAGTGCTACGATTAGCCAAAATGGATTTTATCAGCGATTTTTGGAGTATGCCGATATGATAGGAGGCTATAAAACGGTATGGGAATTTACTTGGTAA
- a CDS encoding tetratricopeptide repeat protein → MATRKKSTVRTLQSRKNSRSWWQNLQISQWLILSIVLTFIAFLPSLSNGITSWDDNIYITENPMIFEWSVENLKAIFSQPVAGNYHPITMLSLAINYQFSGVEPFGYHLMNLLLHLLNVVLVFYFVWLLSKGKKWVAFTSAILFGIHPMHLESVAWIAERKDVLYAFFFLLGLISYLHFRLKKEPRLYAFTFVWFLLSVLSKPAAVVFPLVLILLDYWRYEQSSSKRKRWDWQKIIVPKIPFFIVSLIIGIVTLKTQSEGAISELDTFTFFQKFVFVCYGFVMYVVKAIFPFQLSAFYDYPNLNVALPVVYQIMPIAAIAIIAAVWYSWRYTKIIGLGVAFFFVNIVLVMQFISVGAAVMADRYTYLPYIGIFIVLGYGFDKLMRQQQTKTIVTVIAAAYVIALSFLTFQRTKVWENDETIWTDVLKKYPNSVVALNNRAAYYNKEEQLDAALKDYNRTLQLKPKYFDALVGRSSLYHKMGEFDKSLKDAQLAISINAKDERPYVNIGGVYFKQQKHSEAIEAINKALAINPNNAESLINRGVLYSIIKNFKQSIPDFDRYIRLRPNDVKGYLYQGISYKNLKQNQKAINNFNKALQIEPQNGQAYLARSETYLQMDNKAQALKDAQKAKALGFQVSQQYLEGLQ, encoded by the coding sequence TTCAAATTAGTCAATGGTTGATTTTGTCCATTGTGCTGACTTTTATTGCCTTTTTGCCAAGCCTTAGCAATGGAATTACCAGTTGGGACGACAACATCTACATTACCGAAAATCCGATGATTTTTGAGTGGAGTGTTGAAAATTTGAAGGCCATTTTTTCGCAACCTGTGGCAGGTAATTACCACCCTATTACGATGCTTTCTTTGGCGATTAATTATCAGTTTTCAGGTGTAGAACCATTTGGTTATCATTTAATGAACCTTTTGCTGCACTTGCTCAATGTTGTCCTTGTTTTTTACTTTGTGTGGTTGCTGAGCAAAGGCAAAAAATGGGTTGCTTTTACATCGGCTATTTTGTTTGGGATTCACCCCATGCACCTTGAATCAGTAGCATGGATTGCCGAGCGAAAAGATGTTTTGTATGCCTTTTTCTTTTTGTTAGGACTGATTTCCTACCTCCATTTTCGGCTAAAAAAAGAACCTCGTTTGTATGCTTTTACCTTCGTATGGTTTCTGCTTTCGGTATTGTCCAAACCCGCAGCCGTTGTATTTCCTTTGGTATTGATATTGTTGGATTATTGGCGATATGAACAAAGCAGTAGCAAGCGAAAACGTTGGGATTGGCAAAAAATCATCGTTCCCAAAATTCCTTTTTTCATCGTTTCTCTCATTATCGGGATTGTCACCCTCAAAACACAATCAGAAGGAGCTATCTCTGAATTAGATACTTTTACTTTCTTCCAAAAATTTGTATTCGTTTGTTATGGATTTGTGATGTATGTGGTCAAAGCCATTTTTCCTTTCCAATTGTCCGCATTTTATGACTATCCAAACTTAAATGTCGCTCTGCCCGTGGTTTACCAAATTATGCCTATTGCAGCAATAGCCATCATTGCAGCTGTTTGGTATTCTTGGAGATATACAAAAATTATTGGCTTGGGAGTGGCCTTTTTTTTCGTCAATATTGTGTTGGTGATGCAGTTTATTTCAGTCGGTGCGGCAGTGATGGCAGACCGATATACCTACCTACCCTATATTGGAATTTTCATCGTTTTGGGCTATGGATTTGACAAACTCATGCGGCAGCAACAAACAAAAACCATCGTTACCGTCATTGCAGCCGCTTATGTGATTGCTTTGTCTTTCCTCACTTTTCAACGCACAAAGGTTTGGGAAAATGATGAAACCATTTGGACCGATGTACTTAAAAAATACCCCAATTCTGTTGTGGCACTCAACAATAGAGCTGCTTATTACAACAAAGAAGAGCAGTTGGATGCCGCCCTTAAAGACTACAACCGCACCCTTCAATTGAAACCTAAATACTTCGATGCTTTGGTGGGTAGAAGTTCGCTTTATCACAAAATGGGAGAATTTGACAAGTCATTGAAAGATGCACAATTAGCGATTTCCATCAATGCCAAAGATGAACGCCCTTATGTGAACATTGGCGGTGTTTACTTCAAACAACAAAAACACAGCGAAGCCATTGAAGCCATCAACAAAGCACTGGCTATCAATCCTAATAATGCAGAATCGCTAATCAATAGAGGCGTATTGTACAGCATAATCAAAAATTTTAAGCAATCTATACCCGATTTTGATAGGTATATACGATTGCGTCCGAATGATGTGAAAGGTTATCTGTACCAAGGTATTTCCTACAAAAATTTGAAGCAGAACCAAAAAGCTATCAACAACTTCAACAAAGCACTGCAAATCGAGCCTCAAAATGGGCAAGCCTATTTGGCACGTTCTGAAACCTATCTACAAATGGATAATAAAGCGCAAGCATTGAAGGATGCACAGAAAGCAAAGGCTTTGGGTTTTCAAGTTTCACAGCAGTATTTGGAGGGGCTGCAATAG
- the dnaG gene encoding DNA primase, with protein MIPPQTVAKILDAAQIEEVVGDFVSLKKRGANYVANCPFHNEKTPSFSVSPAKGIYKCFGCGNAGNSAKFVMEHENISYPEALRFLAKRYNIEVEEIDTQEAREEKEERDSLFIVNEFASQYYQNNLFESDEGKSIGLSYFKQRGFRTETIKKFQLGYSLEQYDALFKEATAKGYKVEYLQKLGLARNKNGRDYDFFRARVQFPIFNLSGKVIAFAGRTLKSDKKIPKYVNSPETEIYHKSFTLYGMYFAKRAIRQRDECFLVEGYTDVISLHQAGIENVVASSGTSLTEEQIRLVKRYTPNVTMLYDGDAAGLKAAIRGVDMVLEQGLNVKVVVLPDGEDPDSFVQKQGRTGFEEYIAENAKDFIFFKTTLLLEDAKGDPVKKTALIRDIIQTLAKIPDPIKRSLYVKECSSLLDMSEQIIINETNKLKWSQLKKQHEQTSDEQRIEIGEIPRTLEEDTTTKEDKRYRFIHQERELVRVLLEFGKNELELEVPVGAYIISEIEELQLDFPAYQQIINLYKLHLEEGKLLDSDFFIAHEDDTISKTAVMLIHAYELSENWEKKHNIFITPKTLRFKNDVYSSLNAFKMSQVKRLMDECLEGLQNAKDPEEIKECQETFMTLMEWQKELAIERKSVIVR; from the coding sequence ATGATTCCTCCACAAACAGTTGCTAAAATACTCGATGCTGCTCAGATTGAAGAAGTCGTAGGCGATTTTGTGAGCCTCAAAAAACGGGGGGCAAACTATGTAGCCAACTGCCCTTTTCACAACGAAAAGACCCCTTCTTTTTCGGTATCTCCTGCAAAGGGCATTTACAAATGTTTCGGCTGCGGCAATGCGGGCAACTCCGCCAAATTTGTGATGGAACACGAGAACATTTCCTATCCCGAAGCCCTGCGATTCCTCGCCAAACGCTACAACATTGAAGTAGAAGAAATAGACACACAAGAAGCTAGAGAAGAAAAAGAAGAACGAGATAGTCTGTTTATAGTCAATGAATTTGCCAGTCAATACTACCAAAACAATCTATTTGAATCCGATGAAGGAAAAAGCATTGGCTTGAGCTACTTCAAACAAAGAGGCTTCCGAACCGAAACCATCAAAAAATTCCAATTGGGCTACAGTTTGGAGCAATACGATGCCCTTTTCAAAGAAGCAACTGCAAAGGGCTACAAAGTCGAATACCTCCAAAAACTGGGTTTGGCAAGGAACAAAAACGGACGAGACTACGATTTTTTTCGGGCAAGAGTGCAGTTTCCCATCTTCAATTTGTCGGGCAAGGTCATTGCTTTTGCAGGTCGAACTTTGAAGAGTGACAAAAAAATCCCAAAATACGTCAATTCGCCCGAAACCGAAATTTACCACAAAAGTTTCACACTCTACGGCATGTATTTTGCCAAACGTGCTATACGCCAACGAGATGAATGTTTTTTGGTGGAAGGTTACACCGATGTCATTTCACTCCATCAAGCAGGTATCGAAAATGTGGTCGCATCTTCGGGAACATCGCTGACCGAAGAACAAATTCGCTTGGTCAAACGCTATACGCCCAATGTCACCATGCTTTATGACGGCGATGCAGCAGGATTAAAGGCTGCAATAAGAGGCGTTGACATGGTTTTGGAGCAAGGCTTGAACGTCAAGGTTGTCGTTTTGCCAGATGGTGAAGATCCCGATTCTTTCGTCCAAAAACAGGGCAGAACAGGTTTTGAGGAATACATTGCAGAAAACGCCAAAGATTTTATTTTCTTCAAAACCACCCTTTTACTCGAAGATGCCAAAGGTGATCCTGTCAAAAAAACGGCCCTAATCAGAGACATTATCCAAACACTCGCCAAAATTCCCGACCCAATCAAGCGTTCTTTGTATGTCAAAGAATGTAGCAGTTTGTTGGACATGAGTGAACAAATCATCATCAACGAAACCAATAAACTCAAATGGAGCCAACTCAAAAAACAGCACGAACAAACATCTGATGAACAGAGAATTGAGATAGGTGAGATTCCTCGAACATTGGAGGAAGATACTACTACGAAGGAGGATAAAAGATACCGATTTATCCACCAAGAGCGAGAATTGGTGCGGGTCTTATTAGAGTTCGGTAAAAATGAATTGGAGTTGGAAGTACCTGTGGGAGCGTACATTATCAGCGAAATTGAAGAGCTGCAATTGGATTTTCCCGCTTACCAACAAATCATCAATCTATACAAACTACATTTGGAAGAAGGAAAACTCTTGGATTCCGATTTTTTCATTGCCCATGAAGATGATACCATCAGCAAAACGGCGGTCATGCTCATTCACGCCTATGAGTTGAGCGAAAATTGGGAAAAAAAGCACAATATTTTCATCACTCCTAAAACCCTGCGCTTCAAAAACGATGTGTATAGCTCGCTCAATGCTTTCAAAATGTCACAGGTCAAACGCCTGATGGACGAATGTTTGGAGGGGCTGCAAAACGCCAAAGACCCCGAAGAGATCAAGGAGTGTCAAGAAACGTTTATGACCCTGATGGAATGGCAAAAGGAATTAGCGATAGAACGCAAGTCGGTGATTGTGCGTTAG